The stretch of DNA TTTACTTGGCTCTCGGCCCCATTGTTGAGAAGTTAATGAAATTGTTAAAATCTGAAAAAGTATTGCAATCAACAAAGTTTGTTGACTTACCCACAGGAATGGCAACGGCCACAGCCAACAACATGCTTGAAGCAATAATGAGGATATTCATTGTGAAAGTGCTTGAAAAGGACCTTTTCAGGGCAGACAATCGAGCTTGAATGAGCCGTTGAGGCACTGAGGGTCCCTTTTTAGATTGATTTCCTTTACAGAAAGCCCAACCGCCAAGAAGATACTTAGATTTaggcaattgtttaaaaaaaaaacaactgtCTGAAACACTTGTTTGACTTATGATAATGACGGTGTTATATTCATCATGCCTGTCCAAGCATTATCTAAAAACTGAAACATACTCTCAACATTGCGCGTATTTTTCTTAGAGTGTAGTATTCTTAACGAACGCTTAACGATCTGTTTCCTTTTCTACTTTACACAAGTGCATAGATTTGGCCAGCTCTTTAACAAGGAAAAGAAGCCTTGTTCAATAAGGACCTTTGCACGAATTTCCTTACTTGTCAAGATCAATCGatccaaaaataaatgataatttGATGATTGTGAAGGGAAACTGTCGGTTCATTGAGGGATGATGTGTTTGTTTGCGCTAATTTATATAAGTTTGTATCAAGATGTCacgatttcatcaaaaaaaaagaagtctttCAAATTAGTCGAGGATCTCCTAAACGTTCATTTCCGaaagatgaatttgaaagagTAAATCTTCCATTTGGTACCAATTGAGTCATTTGACCAACAACAGATTACATGCATCTTTAATCAAACCATGATTACTTCCTCAAAAGATGATCTTCAAGTTTGAGCAATCCTTCTTATCTGTCAATTTTTGGAAATGCCACTCAGATTCCAAGTCAAAAAGTCAGGgggaaaaagtttccaaataaaAGAATGCGTGTGTGTTGATCATGTCAGCCAAAAcccgtttttttttaatctggaGTACATGAACAATTGTAAATATACTTAGTGTCTTTGAAGTTTCAACTAAACAGAGCACTGGCTTCGATCACATAAACAAATGCATCTAAAGCAAATCCCCGTTACACAACCAATGCGAGTTTACTAGAATAGGAAATACCAGTGATCTTTCTTTACCAAGAGCTTTAGGTTTGATTGCCTTTGCTTTTTGTTGAAGTGGTATAACCCCAGATAAATGGATTGATTTTACCCCCTTGTTGCAAACAACCATATATCACAAGATCTGTTCGGTTGTTCACGGTAAAACAACATTGGATTGGTGAGAGTGACGCTTCTCATGTTAGAGCTCTATCTATCTTCAGTTTGGACAGCAACGAGtccttcaaatgaatgataatgattaaagttgttcccttcagcctttttgcgtAAAAGAATGACTATGTAAACCACTTtataaatcaaaatgatgacCTAGCTCACTCTTTTGCCTCATGACGGGAATGCTATTGTCGATTGAAAATGAGAGAATTTTTGGCGTTAACATGTACCAACTACTAAATGAAAGAAGCCAAAGCCAGAAATACATGAATTGCCACATAAGAAAGTAAGATGAATTGCGTCGTTAagacaaaattcaaaagcaatgacTCAACTCGAGTCCTTTTCTGATACATTTATTATACGATTGGGTGAAAATAAATCAGTGATACTAGGCCATGATTAGTCTGCAACTTTATGACTTACTCGAAACTGATCTACTTTGTCTGTTGTTTACTGCAAATGATGATACTTTATTTGTGAATGTGGCTTGGCATTTATCACCTTTGGGCATTTGAGTTGTAAACTGGTTTCAAAGATGCCAAACAGTATGGACTACGTAaacttcatttgatttgttgttGTCCGCAGGATATGCATTTTTCTCGGACAATGCGCTGTTTTGTACAACATACAGAAGATTAATCAGGTTTTCATTAATATTACCATTTTCTGTGGAGGGCTCATGGGCCCCAAACGGGTTGTGGTGTTGCCATGTACTTGCTATCAATACAAACGATTATTGTCAGTGCAAACTCGGTGCTTTTTGCGGGTCAGTATGATGTTATAAGTTTGGATGGTTTATTTTATGTAGGCTACTTAATAACAATAACTGTTAAGGAATTCTACAgtatttcattgattgattgagtggttggttggttggttggttggtattGGGCTAGGCTACCAGAATGTATAGCTGAGAATGGCAAGACAGTGTGTCAACGAAGAGTACTGTGACGTTGTAGGGGATATCACAGATGGGTTTGAACTGCCATCTTTAAGTCCATCGCATCAAAATGCCGAACCCATCACATGTCATTGTACATGCCATCAATGAGAAAGTCGTTCATTCTGCGGTACTCGCGTCGCCGACGAATCGCATCCAAGCGTTTGAATCCCAGAAAGCCCACCACGGACAACAGAATCACGGCAAAGAATACACCCACTATAAGGGAAGTGGATGGGGTGGGGTCTTTGGCCCCAACCTTTTGGATGTCGGGCGCATCGGTCGAGATAGTTTTGGGCGAGGGAATTTCCACTTTTGGGGTATTCTGCAGAATTGGGTTGGATTGTAAGCCCACAGGGTCCGTACCTGTCTGCGGCCCTTGGGAGGAAGGCAGTGAGGAATCATAATCTTCGACACCTTTCTTGGGAACCACTTTATTCTCCCTCTCAAAATCAATGACACCCTTCTTAGGAACCACTGGCGTATCCAATGTCGGGATGGCTTCTTTTTTAGGCACAATGTTGGACCCTTCGTCCATTTCTACGCCCTTTTTAGGGACAACTGAAGATTCTGATGATTCCTCTACGCCCTTTTTGGGCACAACTTTGGTGTCGTCGTCCATTTCAACACCTTTCTTTGGGACCACCGACATCTTGCTCTTGCTCTCTCTAGGGACCACCCCCCGGACTGACTCTGACAAGGGTTCCATCTCAGGAATGTCATTGGGACTGGAAGTGTTGATTTCGGACCACTCGGACCCATCTGGCATTTGAGTGGTATCCCCTGGTTTCAAAGATCCCATTATGGTTGAATCCTGAGATCGGAGGGTGTTTAAAAGTTTCTGTTTGAATTCGTTTTTCGCTGGTTCAAACTCTTGGTTCTCACTTTTTGAGATCACTGATGGGTTTGTTGTAGGTTCCACGTGATCCGCATCTAATGTAGATGTTGTTGTGACCTGTTCAAATGATTGAGAAATAGAACATGAGTCAGACTCTCCTTCCGAAATATTCTGTACTTTCAACTTACTTCATTTTCACTGGACTGCTTTCCCAAGTTTTGTGCCATGGTTGGGTCTCCTCTGGGCGGATATTGAGGCCAGGCCCAGACCATGGGCACCACCAGGCCAATCCAAATTACCGGTAGGATCTTCATAGTATTTATAGAACAACGTTTCGATTGTGTTGATGTAACACCTACATAACTCCCAGCCTCCAAGGTCTGTCTGCATCTAGGTGCTTCCACTTGAATTTGgtgttgattggttggttggtgg from Tigriopus californicus strain San Diego chromosome 3, Tcal_SD_v2.1, whole genome shotgun sequence encodes:
- the LOC131878642 gene encoding uncharacterized protein LOC131878642, which produces MLPYTQANHQPTNQHQIQVEAPRCRQTLEAGSYVGVTSTQSKRCSINTMKILPVIWIGLVVPMVWAWPQYPPRGDPTMAQNLGKQSSENEVTTTSTLDADHVEPTTNPSVISKSENQEFEPAKNEFKQKLLNTLRSQDSTIMGSLKPGDTTQMPDGSEWSEINTSSPNDIPEMEPLSESVRGVVPRESKSKMSVVPKKGVEMDDDTKVVPKKGVEESSESSVVPKKGVEMDEGSNIVPKKEAIPTLDTPVVPKKGVIDFERENKVVPKKGVEDYDSSLPSSQGPQTGTDPVGLQSNPILQNTPKVEIPSPKTISTDAPDIQKVGAKDPTPSTSLIVGVFFAVILLSVVGFLGFKRLDAIRRRREYRRMNDFLIDGMYNDM